One stretch of Anolis carolinensis isolate JA03-04 chromosome 3, rAnoCar3.1.pri, whole genome shotgun sequence DNA includes these proteins:
- the LOC100557715 gene encoding piwi-like protein 1 isoform X1, with amino-acid sequence MSGRARARARGRVRPAQPQDDAAAASAVGLAAGAGAALQPLLGYGAPRPGQQPPQPEPPAEGPLIGRGRQRGGGLPAQGPPKELEISAGFQEMSLGERGGYRRNYNDIGVYTRQSMEHVKEAKTGVSGTAIALSTNHFRLTSRPQWTLYQYHIDFSPPMESRRLRCALLFQHEDILGRTHAFDGTILFLPKKVGNKVTEVYSQTRQGETVKITITLTNELPSTSPTCLQFYNIIFRRVLKIMNLQQIGRNYYNPSDPISVPKHRLMVWPGFTTSILQYETSVMLCSDVSHKVLRSETVLDFMYSLYEQVGEQRFKEACAKELVGLIVLTRYNNKTYRVDDISWDSSPKDRFKKADGSEISFVDYYQMQYNQEVKDLNQPLLLSQPKRKRGPGGAVPGPAALVPELCFLTGLTDKMRSDFSVMKDLAVHTRLAPEQRMREIGKLVDYINKDANVQQELRDWGLSFDSNLLSFSGRVVQSERIHQGGKVFDYNPQAADWSRETRGAPLMRAKPLDNWLLLFPRRNYDAANTLVQNLFKVTPAMGIQMKKATMVEVEDRTEAYLRALKQTVTSDTQMVVCLLSSSRKDKYDTIKKFLCSDCPTPSQCVLARTLGKAQTVMAVATKIALQMNCKMGGELWSVEVPLKQLMVVGIDCYHDTSAGRRSIAAFVASLNQGMTRWYSRCVLQDRGQEVVDGLKVCFQAALRTWYTHNQHLPSRIIVYRDGVGDGQLKTLVSYEVPQFLECLKTIGQDYSPKLTVIVVKKRLNNRFFARIDGRLQNPPPGTVVDVEVTRPEWYDFFIVSQSVKCGTVAPTHYNVIYDSSALKPDHMQRLTYKLCHMYYNWPGVIRVPAPCQYAHKLAFLVGQSIHREPNLALAENLYYL; translated from the exons ATGTCGGGCCGCGCCAGGGCCAGAGCCAGAGGCCGAGTCCGGCCTGCGCAGCCCCAGGACgacgccgccgccgcctcagccGTGGGCCTCGCCGCCGGAGCCGGAGCCGCG CTTCAGCCCCTCCTGGGTTATGGAGCCCCTCGGCCTGGGCAGCAGCCGCCTCAGCCGGAGCCGCCGGCAGAAGGGCCGCTCATCGGTCGCGGGCGCCAGAGAGGAGGAGGGCTGCCTGCACAGGGCCCCCCCAAGG AACTAGAAATCTCAGCAGGGTTTCAAGAAATGTCATTGGGGGAGAGAGGCGGGTATCGAAGGAATTACAATGACATTGGTGTCTACACCCGCCAGTCGATGGAACATGTTAAGGAGGCTAAAACTG GTGTTTCGGGGACTGCAATCGCCTTGAGCACCAACCACTTCCGCCTGACTTCGCGCCCCCAGTGGACCTTGTACCAGTACCACATTGATTTCAGCCCACCCATGGAGTCTCGGCGCCTGCGCTGCGCCCTCCTGTTCCAGCATGAGGACATCCTTGGGAGGACACACGCCTTTGACGGGACCATCTTGTTTCTGCCCAAGAAAGTGGGGAACAAG GTTACCGAAGTTTATAGCCAGACCAGGCAGGGAGAGACGGTGAAGATTACCATCACCTTAACCAATGAGTTGCCATCGACCTCACCAACGTGCCTCCAGTTCTACAACATTATTTTCAGAAG AGTGCTGAAAATAATGAATTTGCAACAAATTGGGCGGAATTACTACAATCCCAGTGACCCCATCAGTGTTCCAAAACACCG GCTGATGGTGTGGCCGGGCTTCACCACCTCCATCTTGCAGTACGAGACCAGCGTCATGCTCTGCTCTGACGTGAGCCACAAGGTCCTCCGGAGCGAGACCGTCCTGGACTTCATGTACTCCTTGTATGAGCAAGTGGGGGAGCAGAGGTTCAAGGAGGCGTGCGCTAAGGAACTGGTCGGCCTGATTGTCCTCACGAG GTATAATAACAAAACGTATCGTGTGGATGACATTTCTTGGGATTCCAGTCCTAAGGATAGATTCAAGAAGGCCGATGGGTCAGAGATCAGCTTTGTGGATTACTACCAAATG CAATACAACCAGGAAGTCAAGGACCTGAACCAGCCTCTGCTGCTGAGCCAGCCAAAGAGGAAGAGGGGCCCCGGAGGCGCAGTGCCCGGCCCAGCCGCCCTCGTCCCCGAGCTCTGCTTCCTGACCg GGCTGACGGATAAAATGCGGAGTGACTTCTCCGTCATGAAGGACCTCGCTGTCCACACCCGGCTTGCACCGGAACAAAGGATGCGTGAGATTGGGAAGCTGGTGGATTACATCAATAA GGATGCGAACGTTCAGCAAGAACTGCGAGACTGGGGTTTGAGCTTTGACTCCAACTTGCTGTCCTTCTCGGGGCGAGTCGTTCAGTCCGAGAGGATCCACCAGGGAGGGAAAGTG TTCGACTACAACCCGCAAGCGGCCGACTGGTCCCGGGAGACGAGGGGCGCCCCCCTGATGAGAGCGAAGCCCCTGGACAACTGGCTCCTGCTCTTCCCCCGCCGGAACTACGACGCGGCCAACACGCTGGTGCAGAACCTCTTCAAGGTCACCCCCGCCATGGGCATCCAGATGAAGAAAGCCACCAT GGTTGAAGTGGAAGACAGGACAGAGGCCTACCTGAGAGCCTTGAAGCAAACCGTTACCTCCGATACGCAAATG GTGGTCTGCCTCCTGTCCAGCAGCCGCAAGGACAAGTACGACACCATCAAGAAGTTCCTCTGCAGCGACTGCCCCACTCCCAGCCAGTGCGTCCTCGCCCGCACTTTGGGCAAGGCCCAGACGGTGATGGCCGTCGCCACCAAGATCGCTCTGCAGATGAACTGCAAGATGGGAGGAGAGCTCTGGAGCGTGGAGGTTCCC CTGAAGCAGCTCATGGTTGTGGGCATCGACTGCTACCACGACACCTCGGCCGGCCGGCGGTCCATCGCAGCATTTGTTGCCAGCTTGAACCAGGGAATGACACG cTGGTATTCGCGCTGCGTCCTCCAGGACCGAGGGCAGGAAGTGGTGGACGGGCTCAAAGTTTGCTTCCAGG ctgccctgaggaCGTGGTACACCCACAACCAGCACTTGCCGTCCAGAATAATAGTCTACCGGGACGGAGTGGGAGATGGCCAGCTGAAGACACTGGTCTCCTATGAAGTGCCTCAGTTCCTGGAGTGCCTGAAAACCATAGGCCAGGACTACAG CCCAAAACTGACTGTGATTGTGGTGAAGAAGCGCCTGAATAACAGGTTCTTTGCACGCATCGATGGGCGACTCCAGAACCCGCCGCCCGGCACCGTGGTGGACGTGGAGGTGACCCGGCCAGAATG GTACGATTTCTTTATCGTGAGCCAATCCGTGAAGTGTGGGACTGTGGCACCAACACATTATAATGTGATTTATGACAGCAGCGCACTGAAGCCCGATCATATGCAGCGGCTGACTTACAAACTCTGCCATATGTACTACAACTGGCCG GGCGTGATCCGTGTGCCAGCCCCGTGCCAGTATGCGCACAAGCTGGCCTTCCTGGTCGGGCAGAGCATCCACCGGGAGCCCAACCTGGCCCTGGCCGAGAATCTTTACTACCTTTGA
- the LOC100557715 gene encoding piwi-like protein 1 isoform X2: MSGRARARARGRVRPAQPQDDAAAASAVGLAAGAGAALQPLLGYGAPRPGQQPPQPEPPAEGPLIGRGRQRGGGLPAQGPPKELEISAGFQEMSLGERGGYRRNYNDIGVYTRQSMEHVKEAKTGVSGTAIALSTNHFRLTSRPQWTLYQYHIDFSPPMESRRLRCALLFQHEDILGRTHAFDGTILFLPKKVGNKVTEVYSQTRQGETVKITITLTNELPSTSPTCLQFYNIIFRRVLKIMNLQQIGRNYYNPSDPISVPKHRLMVWPGFTTSILQYETSVMLCSDVSHKVLRSETVLDFMYSLYEQVGEQRFKEACAKELVGLIVLTRYNNKTYRVDDISWDSSPKDRFKKADGSEISFVDYYQMQYNQEVKDLNQPLLLSQPKRKRGPGGAVPGPAALVPELCFLTGLTDKMRSDFSVMKDLAVHTRLAPEQRMREIGKLVDYINKDANVQQELRDWGLSFDSNLLSFSGRVVQSERIHQGGKVFDYNPQAADWSRETRGAPLMRAKPLDNWLLLFPRRNYDAANTLVQNLFKVTPAMGIQMKKATMVEVEDRTEAYLRALKQTVTSDTQMVVCLLSSSRKDKYDTIKKFLCSDCPTPSQCVLARTLGKAQTVMAVATKIALQMNCKMGGELWSVEVPLKQLMVVGIDCYHDTSAGRRSIAAFVASLNQGMTRWYSRCVLQDRGQEVVDGLKVCFQAALRTWYTHNQHLPSRIIVYRDGVGDGQLKTLVSYEVPQFLECLKTIGQDYSPKLTVIVVKKRLNNRFFARIDGRLQNPPPGTVVDVEVTRPEWA, encoded by the exons ATGTCGGGCCGCGCCAGGGCCAGAGCCAGAGGCCGAGTCCGGCCTGCGCAGCCCCAGGACgacgccgccgccgcctcagccGTGGGCCTCGCCGCCGGAGCCGGAGCCGCG CTTCAGCCCCTCCTGGGTTATGGAGCCCCTCGGCCTGGGCAGCAGCCGCCTCAGCCGGAGCCGCCGGCAGAAGGGCCGCTCATCGGTCGCGGGCGCCAGAGAGGAGGAGGGCTGCCTGCACAGGGCCCCCCCAAGG AACTAGAAATCTCAGCAGGGTTTCAAGAAATGTCATTGGGGGAGAGAGGCGGGTATCGAAGGAATTACAATGACATTGGTGTCTACACCCGCCAGTCGATGGAACATGTTAAGGAGGCTAAAACTG GTGTTTCGGGGACTGCAATCGCCTTGAGCACCAACCACTTCCGCCTGACTTCGCGCCCCCAGTGGACCTTGTACCAGTACCACATTGATTTCAGCCCACCCATGGAGTCTCGGCGCCTGCGCTGCGCCCTCCTGTTCCAGCATGAGGACATCCTTGGGAGGACACACGCCTTTGACGGGACCATCTTGTTTCTGCCCAAGAAAGTGGGGAACAAG GTTACCGAAGTTTATAGCCAGACCAGGCAGGGAGAGACGGTGAAGATTACCATCACCTTAACCAATGAGTTGCCATCGACCTCACCAACGTGCCTCCAGTTCTACAACATTATTTTCAGAAG AGTGCTGAAAATAATGAATTTGCAACAAATTGGGCGGAATTACTACAATCCCAGTGACCCCATCAGTGTTCCAAAACACCG GCTGATGGTGTGGCCGGGCTTCACCACCTCCATCTTGCAGTACGAGACCAGCGTCATGCTCTGCTCTGACGTGAGCCACAAGGTCCTCCGGAGCGAGACCGTCCTGGACTTCATGTACTCCTTGTATGAGCAAGTGGGGGAGCAGAGGTTCAAGGAGGCGTGCGCTAAGGAACTGGTCGGCCTGATTGTCCTCACGAG GTATAATAACAAAACGTATCGTGTGGATGACATTTCTTGGGATTCCAGTCCTAAGGATAGATTCAAGAAGGCCGATGGGTCAGAGATCAGCTTTGTGGATTACTACCAAATG CAATACAACCAGGAAGTCAAGGACCTGAACCAGCCTCTGCTGCTGAGCCAGCCAAAGAGGAAGAGGGGCCCCGGAGGCGCAGTGCCCGGCCCAGCCGCCCTCGTCCCCGAGCTCTGCTTCCTGACCg GGCTGACGGATAAAATGCGGAGTGACTTCTCCGTCATGAAGGACCTCGCTGTCCACACCCGGCTTGCACCGGAACAAAGGATGCGTGAGATTGGGAAGCTGGTGGATTACATCAATAA GGATGCGAACGTTCAGCAAGAACTGCGAGACTGGGGTTTGAGCTTTGACTCCAACTTGCTGTCCTTCTCGGGGCGAGTCGTTCAGTCCGAGAGGATCCACCAGGGAGGGAAAGTG TTCGACTACAACCCGCAAGCGGCCGACTGGTCCCGGGAGACGAGGGGCGCCCCCCTGATGAGAGCGAAGCCCCTGGACAACTGGCTCCTGCTCTTCCCCCGCCGGAACTACGACGCGGCCAACACGCTGGTGCAGAACCTCTTCAAGGTCACCCCCGCCATGGGCATCCAGATGAAGAAAGCCACCAT GGTTGAAGTGGAAGACAGGACAGAGGCCTACCTGAGAGCCTTGAAGCAAACCGTTACCTCCGATACGCAAATG GTGGTCTGCCTCCTGTCCAGCAGCCGCAAGGACAAGTACGACACCATCAAGAAGTTCCTCTGCAGCGACTGCCCCACTCCCAGCCAGTGCGTCCTCGCCCGCACTTTGGGCAAGGCCCAGACGGTGATGGCCGTCGCCACCAAGATCGCTCTGCAGATGAACTGCAAGATGGGAGGAGAGCTCTGGAGCGTGGAGGTTCCC CTGAAGCAGCTCATGGTTGTGGGCATCGACTGCTACCACGACACCTCGGCCGGCCGGCGGTCCATCGCAGCATTTGTTGCCAGCTTGAACCAGGGAATGACACG cTGGTATTCGCGCTGCGTCCTCCAGGACCGAGGGCAGGAAGTGGTGGACGGGCTCAAAGTTTGCTTCCAGG ctgccctgaggaCGTGGTACACCCACAACCAGCACTTGCCGTCCAGAATAATAGTCTACCGGGACGGAGTGGGAGATGGCCAGCTGAAGACACTGGTCTCCTATGAAGTGCCTCAGTTCCTGGAGTGCCTGAAAACCATAGGCCAGGACTACAG CCCAAAACTGACTGTGATTGTGGTGAAGAAGCGCCTGAATAACAGGTTCTTTGCACGCATCGATGGGCGACTCCAGAACCCGCCGCCCGGCACCGTGGTGGACGTGGAGGTGACCCGGCCAGAATG GGCGTGA
- the LOC103280896 gene encoding oocyte zinc finger protein XlCOF6, with protein MQEKPYTCLEFGKSFTESVGLYLHQRTHTGEKHYTCLECGKSFIRHWSLQSHHRTHTGERPYKCKDCGKSFTESGNLHKHTRTHTGEKPYECLECGKSFTRRDHLQEHVRTHTGEKPYECLECGKSFSRRDHVQQHERTHTGEKPYKCLECGVRFTRRDHLQQHERSHTGEKLYECLECGKSFTRRDSLQQHERTHIGEKPYECPECGKSFIRHGSLQSHHRTHTGEKPYKCLECGKSFNQHGSLQSHHKIHTGEKPYTCPECGKSFTQSGGLRLHQRTHTGEKPYTCLKCGKSFTRGDSLQQHERTHTGEKPYGCTECGKSFTGTGSLCLHQITHTVEEPYTCLE; from the coding sequence ATgcaggagaaaccctatacatgcctggaattTGGGAAGAGCTTCACTGAAAGTGTAGGTTTATATTtacatcagagaactcacactggggagaaacactatacatgcctggagtgtggaaagagcttcattcgGCATTGGAGTCTACAGTCTCACCACagaacccacactggggagaggCCCTACAAATGCAAGGACTGTGGAAAaagcttcactgagagtggaaatctacacaAACATACTAgaacccacactggagagaaaccctatgaatgcctggagtgtggaaaaagttTCACTCGGAGGGATCATCTGCAGGAACAtgtaaggactcacactggggagaaaccctatgaatgcctggagtgcggaaagagtTTCTCTCGGAGGGATCATGTGCAAcaacatgaaaggactcacactggggagaaaccctataaatgcctggagtgtggagtTCGTTTCACTCGGAGGGATCATCTGCAGCAACATGAACGgtctcacactggagagaaactctatgaatgcctggagtgcggaaagagcttcactcggaGGGATTCTCTGCAGcaacatgaaaggactcacatcggggagaagccctatgaatgccccgaatgtggaaagagtttcattcGGCATGGGAGTCTGCAGTCTCACCACagaacccacactggggagaaaccctataaatgcctagagtgtggaaagagcttcaatcaGCATGGGAGTCTACAGTCCCATCACAaaatccacactggggagaaaccctacacaTGCCCAGAGTGTGGGAAAAGCTTTACTCAGAGTGGAGGTTTACGTTTGCATCAAcgaactcatactggggagaaaccctatacatgcctgaaGTGTGGGAAAAGCTTCACTCGGGGAGATTCTCTGCAGcaacatgaaaggactcacactggggagaaaccttatggaTGcacggagtgtggaaagagcttcactggcACTGGAAGTCTATGTTTACATCAAATAACACACACTGTGGAGGAACCCTATACATGTTTGGAGTGA